The Vitis vinifera cultivar Pinot Noir 40024 chromosome 16, ASM3070453v1 DNA segment agttccctggctctgataccatcttcaaattgatgaatggtagtttttcattcatactttctttCGTTCATGtatagaatatatatagagggtaatcaccattctaagaatgggaaaggatgatacaaggaaagaataatataaggaaataacaactaatatcctaatatctcaactttcctaatatctcaatattcataatatcttaactttcctaatatctaaacactaaatgatataaggaaagcattcctaatatctcaacactcatTGCCAACGTTGGTTCAGGTGGAGGCGGTGCTCCCGTCTCTACTGCCGCCGCTCCTGTAGTTGAGGAGAAGAAGGAAGAACCAAAGGAAGAAAGTGACGACGACATGGGAATGCCAGGTGGCCATGGACCATATGGTTCCTTTCCAGCTGGCTATAATCCTAGCTCGGCTGCAGCAGCTGGGAACTCAACTGCTAATGAGGAAATTACTGCATCCCAGTTCAAGGAAAATAGTGTTTGCAGCACTGGTCAGCAGAGTGAAGGTCCAGCAGCCTGGATTGCTGCACCAGATCGGGACATTTCTGGCTTGCCATCCCCCCTCAAAGCTAGCATTGTAGCTTTCACCCCAACATAAGGTGGGCATGGCCCAGCCGGTATCTATCATCCTGCACAAACTGTGACAACAACTATTCATCCACTTCTGCAACAATCTCATACAATGGCCGGTGCTGTTGACATAGTGGGACCTACAGGCAGTGTCTATCAGCAGCCCCAGCATGCACAAGTCAACTAGGCCCTATTCCTACCAGGCCATGCATTGGCCATCTTTAGTATGGGCCATCTTTGGGCCGCGTGCCACTCCCCAATTTCCTTATccactgttttaaaaaaaaatgattttctcaacctcattttgtaaatatctttctcaaattctgattttcaaataattccaaTCTTCCCATATTTCAttcttagaatttttaggatcacccaagagtcccatttttaataaaactttgttGCCATCTTTCCTTCTGGCAAACAATTTCTACATCCCCATTtgttttaaaacgttttaaaataagcaagattttaattttgtaattccaattaatgaaatttacgaaattaattcctacaaaaataaacgggctatGGTGGGGGCTcgacatcaaataaatttcctttaaaataagAATGGAATTGAATAAAATGTCATGCATGATGTTGGTGCTTCTTTATCTTAGTTTGGTGATATGAGTGACATATTTCATGTTCATTGCTATGCACTAACCCCattttatgatagcgcattgcCATTTGCTGACCAGGTACGTACCCATTCTCACTCCGGTCACCCTTTATGTATGTTATGATTCTCACATGTGTATGATCATTctgaatattaattaatttcctCATCAAT contains these protein-coding regions:
- the LOC100257825 gene encoding large ribosomal subunit protein P1; protein product: MSISEIACTYAALILHDDEISVTLEKINTLVKAAKVEVESYWMALFAKLVEKRNVEDLILQIDECIPNISTLIANVGSGGGGAPVSTAAAPVVEEKKEEPKEESDDDMGMPGGHGPYGSFPAGYNPSSAAAAGNSTANEEITASQFKENSVCSTGQQSEGPAAWIAAPDRDISGLPSPLKASIVAFTPT